The genomic window AAGAGCATGGACGGGGCCTTCGGCATGGGGCTCGCCACCACCTTCGTCGTCACGCTCGCCGCCGGTGCCTCGTGGCTGCTCGAGAACTGGCTGCTGGCGCCGCTCGGGCTGGGCTACCTGCGCATCCTCACCTTCATCCTGGTGATCGCCGCCGTCGTGCAGTTCACCGAGATGTTCATCAGGAAGAGCAGCCCCGCGTTGTACCAGTCGCTGGGCATCTACCTGCCGCTGATCACCACCAACTGCGCGGTGCTCGGCGTCGCGCTGCTCAACGCCGACCAGAAATTCGGCCTCGCGAAGAGCCTGCTCTACGGCTTCGGCTCGGCGCTCGGCTTCACGCTGGTGCTGCTCGTCTTCGCCGGGCTGCGCGAGCGCGTCGCGCTGGCGCGCGTGCCGGCCGCCTTTGCCGGTGCGCCGATCGCCTTCGTCACGATCAGCCTGCTGGCGCTCGCCTTCATGGGCTTCTCGGGTCTCAACGTCTAGGTCTCAACGCCAGGAGGGAAGAACGATGATCGCCGCCATCCTCAGCCTCACCGCGCTCGGCGCGCTGCTCGGCGTCGCGCTCGGCTGCGCCGCCCGCTTCCTGCGCGTCGAGGGCAACCCGCTGGAAGACGAGATCGGCGCCCTGATGCCCGGCTCGAACTGCGGCCAGTGCGGCTTTCCCGGCTGCGCCGGCGCCGCCGCGGCGATCGTCGCCGGCAGTGCCGCACCGACCTGCTGTCCGCCCGGCGGCAAGGCGCTGGCCGTCGCCGTCGCCGCCCGCCTCGGCTTGAGCGTCGACCTGTCGGCGCTCGCCGACGACGGGCCGCGCATCGCCGGCATCGCCGAGGAGCTGTGCATCGGCTGCTGCCGCTGCAGCAAGGTGTGCCCGACCGATGCCGTCGTCGGCGCCGCCAAGCAGATCCACACCGTGCTGCGCGAGGCCTGCACCGGCTGCGGCAGCTGCGTCGACAAGTGCCCGACCGAGGCGCTGCTGCTGCAGCCGGTGCCGCCGACGCTGCAGCACTGGGTGATGCCGAAGCCGCTCGCCGCGTGAGGACGACATGGGCATCCTGACTTCGTTGAAGGACTGGTTCGGCAACGACTGGGGCGTGCACCCGGACGACCGCAAGCGCCCTGCCGCCGACGCGCCGGTGCGCGTGATGCCGGTGCCGGCGCGCCTCTACCTGCCGCTGCAGCAGCACCTCGGCGCGCCGGCGCGGCCGGTGGTGCGGGTCGGGCAGCGGGTGAAGAAAGGGGAACTGCTGGCCGCGGCGCAGGGCGCGGTGTCGGCGCCGCTGCATGCGCCGACCTCGGGCACCGTCGCCGCGGTCGGCGAGGTCACCGCGCCGCACCCGTCCGGGCTGGCGCTGCCGGCGATCATCGTCGACGCCGACGGCGCCGACGAATGGGGCGCGCTCGCCGGCAGCACCGATCCGTTCGCGCTGGCGCCCGACGAGATCGGCCGCCGCGTCGCCGCCGCCGGCGTCGTCGGCCTCGGCGGCGCCGCCTTCCCGTCGGCGGTGAAGCTCGCCGGCGCGGCGCGCGCCGGGGTGGCGACGCTGCTCATCAACGGCAGCGAATGCGAGCCCTACCTGTCCTGCGACGACCGGCTGATGCGCGACGCCGCCGCCGGCATCGTCGACGGCATCCGCATCATGCGCCACGCCAGCGGCGCCCGCCGCGTGCTGGTCGGCATCGAGGACAACAAGCCGGAGGCGCTGGCGGCGATGGCCGCGGCCGCCGCGCCCTTCCCGGAGATCGCGGTGCGGCGCGTGCCGGCGCGCTATCCGATGGGCTCCGAGAAACAGCTGATCCAGACGCTGACCGGCATCGAGGTCCCGGCCGACGGCCGTCCGGCCGACGCCGGCGTGATCGTGCACAACGTCGGTACCGCGCTCGCGGTGCGCGCCGCGATCCGCGACGGGAAGCCGCTGATCTCGCGGCTGATCACGGTCAACGGCGGCTGCGTGGCCGCGCCCGGCAACGTCGAGGTCCGCCTTGGCACGCTGGCCGCCGAGGTGCTCGCTTTCGCCGGCGGACTGAAGGGCGACGGCCTCGGTCTCGCCCGCCGCCTGGTCGGCGGGCCGATGATGGGCAGCGAGATT from Azospira restricta includes these protein-coding regions:
- the rsxA gene encoding electron transport complex subunit RsxA, whose amino-acid sequence is MSEFLLLLLSTALVNNVVLIKFLGLCPVMGVSKSMDGAFGMGLATTFVVTLAAGASWLLENWLLAPLGLGYLRILTFILVIAAVVQFTEMFIRKSSPALYQSLGIYLPLITTNCAVLGVALLNADQKFGLAKSLLYGFGSALGFTLVLLVFAGLRERVALARVPAAFAGAPIAFVTISLLALAFMGFSGLNV
- a CDS encoding RnfABCDGE type electron transport complex subunit B, with product MIAAILSLTALGALLGVALGCAARFLRVEGNPLEDEIGALMPGSNCGQCGFPGCAGAAAAIVAGSAAPTCCPPGGKALAVAVAARLGLSVDLSALADDGPRIAGIAEELCIGCCRCSKVCPTDAVVGAAKQIHTVLREACTGCGSCVDKCPTEALLLQPVPPTLQHWVMPKPLAA
- the rsxC gene encoding electron transport complex subunit RsxC translates to MGILTSLKDWFGNDWGVHPDDRKRPAADAPVRVMPVPARLYLPLQQHLGAPARPVVRVGQRVKKGELLAAAQGAVSAPLHAPTSGTVAAVGEVTAPHPSGLALPAIIVDADGADEWGALAGSTDPFALAPDEIGRRVAAAGVVGLGGAAFPSAVKLAGAARAGVATLLINGSECEPYLSCDDRLMRDAAAGIVDGIRIMRHASGARRVLVGIEDNKPEALAAMAAAAAPFPEIAVRRVPARYPMGSEKQLIQTLTGIEVPADGRPADAGVIVHNVGTALAVRAAIRDGKPLISRLITVNGGCVAAPGNVEVRLGTLAAEVLAFAGGLKGDGLGLARRLVGGPMMGSEIPHWRVPVVKGTSGILALAADEVAAAGEGPCIRCAACVRACPVGLLPLEMAARIRNDALDAAAAIGLADCISCGCCAYVCPSHIPLVQYFQHAKGELAARERARLRGEATRKLATQRQQRLEREAREKAAAAARRKAERAAQQAAARADAGEPA